The Archangium lipolyticum genome contains a region encoding:
- the cysS gene encoding cysteine--tRNA ligase, with the protein MAAASIRLFNTMTMQKETLEPAVPGKLGVYVCGPTVYSYIHIGNARTFTSFDVVVRYLRYRGFDVKYVRNYTDVDDKIIKAAHETGEQAVELAARFVEAFREDARALHLLEPDVSPKVSDHLPEIIGIIEKLVARGVAYESRGDVYFSVRKYPEYAKLSKRNVDDLCAGERVQPGEQKHEPLDFALWKAAKPGEPAWDSPWGKGRPGWHIECSAMSARYLGETFDIHGGALDLIFPHHENEIAQSEAASGKTFARYWMHCGFLDLEGAKMSKSLGNVVRLRDALGKVDPEALRFFFLSTHYRHPLGFADKGLADAEQRMEYFYETLRKVDERVSGKDFGKGALYGEPARFLTEFESQMDDDFNTAGALGVLSGLFAQMNELTDKPPVKDKAQVGRTLQALRESVRKVSGVLGLFEDEPAQWLLRRRDRAVKERGIDVAKVEQLLQARADARKAKNFAEADRLREELKALGVESMDTAGGTVWKVAAPAAPEQPSA; encoded by the coding sequence GTGGCCGCAGCATCGATTCGCCTCTTCAACACGATGACGATGCAGAAGGAGACCCTGGAGCCGGCGGTGCCGGGCAAGCTGGGGGTCTACGTCTGCGGCCCGACGGTCTACAGCTACATCCACATCGGCAACGCGAGGACGTTCACCTCGTTCGACGTGGTGGTGCGCTACCTGCGCTATCGCGGCTTCGACGTGAAGTACGTGCGCAACTACACGGATGTAGACGACAAGATCATCAAGGCGGCCCATGAGACGGGCGAGCAGGCGGTGGAGCTGGCGGCGCGGTTCGTGGAGGCGTTCCGGGAGGATGCCCGGGCGCTGCACCTGCTGGAGCCGGACGTGTCGCCGAAGGTGAGCGACCACCTGCCGGAGATCATCGGCATCATCGAGAAGCTGGTGGCGCGGGGGGTGGCGTACGAGTCGCGGGGGGACGTGTACTTCTCGGTGAGGAAGTACCCGGAGTACGCGAAGCTGTCGAAGCGGAACGTGGACGACCTGTGCGCGGGCGAGCGGGTGCAGCCGGGCGAGCAGAAGCACGAGCCGCTGGACTTCGCGCTGTGGAAGGCGGCGAAGCCGGGGGAGCCCGCGTGGGACAGCCCCTGGGGCAAGGGGCGGCCGGGCTGGCACATCGAGTGCTCGGCGATGAGCGCGAGGTACCTCGGGGAGACGTTCGACATCCACGGAGGGGCGTTGGATCTGATCTTCCCCCACCACGAGAACGAGATCGCGCAGAGCGAGGCGGCGAGCGGGAAGACGTTCGCGCGCTACTGGATGCACTGCGGCTTCCTGGATCTCGAGGGGGCGAAGATGTCCAAGTCGCTCGGGAACGTGGTGAGGCTGAGGGACGCGCTGGGGAAGGTGGATCCGGAGGCGCTGCGCTTCTTCTTCCTGTCGACGCACTACCGGCACCCGCTGGGCTTCGCGGACAAGGGCCTGGCGGACGCGGAGCAGCGCATGGAGTACTTCTACGAGACGCTGCGCAAGGTGGACGAGCGCGTGAGCGGGAAGGACTTCGGCAAGGGGGCGCTGTACGGCGAGCCGGCGCGGTTCCTGACGGAGTTCGAGTCGCAGATGGACGACGACTTCAACACGGCGGGGGCGCTCGGGGTGCTGTCGGGACTGTTCGCGCAGATGAACGAGCTGACGGACAAACCGCCGGTGAAGGACAAGGCGCAGGTGGGGCGGACGCTGCAGGCGCTGCGCGAGAGCGTGCGGAAGGTGTCGGGGGTGTTGGGCCTGTTCGAGGACGAGCCCGCGCAGTGGCTGCTGCGGCGGCGCGATCGGGCGGTGAAGGAGCGGGGCATCGACGTGGCGAAGGTGGAGCAGTTGCTCCAGGCGCGTGCGGATGCGCGCAAGGCCAAGAACTTCGCGGAGGCGGACCGGCTGCGCGAAGAGCTCAAGGCACTGGGCGTCGAGAGCATGGACACGGCGGGAGGCACGGTGTGGAAGGTGGCCGCGCCAGCGGCACCCGAGCAACCGAGCGCCTGA
- a CDS encoding CarD family transcriptional regulator: MQTSFKTGDKAVYPGQGVGEVMGIEHTEVAGQRQSFYVLRILENGMRIMIPINKVGSVGLREIISEEDVKQVYSILKEKDISVDSTTWNRRYREYMEKIKTGSVFEIAEVLRDLYLLKGDKDLSFGERKMLDTARSLLIKELSLAKDCSEEEIETDLKKIFNIA; the protein is encoded by the coding sequence GTGCAGACGAGCTTCAAGACCGGCGATAAGGCGGTTTACCCGGGGCAGGGTGTCGGCGAGGTGATGGGTATCGAGCACACCGAAGTAGCCGGGCAGCGCCAATCCTTCTATGTGCTGCGCATCCTGGAGAACGGGATGCGGATCATGATCCCAATCAACAAGGTGGGATCGGTCGGCCTCCGGGAGATCATCAGCGAAGAGGATGTCAAGCAGGTCTACTCCATCCTGAAGGAGAAGGACATCTCGGTCGACTCCACGACGTGGAACCGTCGCTACCGGGAGTACATGGAGAAGATCAAGACGGGCTCGGTGTTCGAAATCGCCGAGGTACTTCGCGACCTGTACCTCCTCAAGGGAGACAAGGACCTGTCGTTCGGTGAGCGCAAGATGCTGGACACGGCGCGCTCGCTGCTCATCAAGGAGCTGTCGCTGGCCAAGGATTGCTCCGAGGAAGAGATCGAGACGGATCTGAAGAAGATCTTCAACATCGCCTAG
- a CDS encoding DUF507 family protein: MRLYPKVIPIISREVVQRLMQDGDIEVEPMRVADAEMDLSAIMREYLANEERVNQATREALERRGYDYSKFNQVKREMADVRGFKMGDEGIEYVINQMIEFLLISRNVEEVYAADNILRQKIHVVMKKHLDVDEEIDKEARSRLKHLQEGTSAFDIEYNKTVEQIRRARGLI, from the coding sequence ATGAGGCTCTATCCAAAGGTGATCCCGATCATCTCCCGGGAGGTCGTCCAAAGGTTGATGCAGGACGGGGATATCGAGGTGGAGCCGATGCGCGTGGCTGACGCCGAGATGGACCTGTCCGCCATCATGCGCGAGTACCTGGCCAACGAGGAGCGCGTGAACCAGGCCACGCGCGAGGCCCTGGAGCGTCGCGGGTACGACTACTCCAAGTTCAACCAGGTCAAACGTGAGATGGCCGACGTTCGCGGCTTCAAGATGGGCGACGAGGGCATCGAATACGTCATCAACCAGATGATCGAATTCCTCCTCATCAGCCGGAACGTCGAGGAGGTGTACGCCGCCGACAACATCCTCCGGCAGAAGATCCACGTGGTGATGAAGAAGCACCTGGACGTGGACGAGGAGATCGACAAGGAGGCCCGCTCCCGCCTGAAGCACCTGCAGGAGGGCACCAGCGCCTTCGACATCGAGTACAACAAGACGGTGGAGCAGATCCGCCGCGCTCGGGGCCTCATCTAG
- the uvrC gene encoding excinuclease ABC subunit UvrC has translation MDAKLQAKLDALPTEPGVYLMKDRQGEIIYVGKAVNLRNRVRSYFTRTGDTRAFVSLLDRFLGDLETVLVHNEKEALLLENELIKKHKPRFNVLLKDDKQYISLRLDRSQDYPRLEVVRKYQKDGARYFGPYSSASAIRETLRIINRFFHLRTCTDHVLANRKRPCLLHQIGRCPAPCVYPVSVEEYRKSVDEVILFLEGKAGELVDGLRARMKQASSELKFEEAARIRDQLLAIERSLERQKVATTDFKDQDVFAAHREGDRLLVYVLYVRQGRLNGGMAFPLGSQEFPDEELLPSFVNLYYDQGNFVPEEVLLPLDIEEREGLEALLTERKGERVRVMVPKRGEKRDLVEMAQKNAEQATIERRRTKDETEVVLRRLQERLHLRNLPRRMECFDISHFQGASIVASQVAATDGEIDKSRYRRYRIKTLEKQDDFASMHEVITRRLQRGQEEGDLPDLLVIDGGKGQLASALAAAKDLGVEGVDIISLAKSRDQEVHDRDEESARSPERVFIPHRKDPIVLRQNSAELYLLARLRDEAHRFAITFQQKSMRKGNFHSVLEDIPGVGEVRKKLLLRHFGSLKRVREATIEELAEVLGPTVAERVHAALHGHPEEDSEDPIREASLADAGALVDEKSEEGSPPGSP, from the coding sequence ATGGACGCGAAGCTCCAGGCCAAGCTGGACGCCCTGCCCACCGAGCCCGGCGTGTACCTGATGAAGGACCGCCAGGGTGAGATCATCTACGTGGGCAAGGCGGTCAACCTGCGCAACCGCGTGCGCTCGTACTTCACCCGCACCGGGGACACGCGCGCCTTCGTGTCGCTGCTGGACCGGTTCCTCGGCGACCTCGAGACGGTGCTCGTCCACAACGAGAAGGAAGCCCTCCTCCTCGAGAACGAGCTCATCAAGAAGCACAAGCCGCGCTTCAACGTCCTGCTCAAGGACGACAAACAGTACATCTCGCTGCGGCTCGACCGCTCCCAGGACTACCCGCGGCTGGAAGTGGTGCGGAAGTACCAGAAGGACGGCGCGCGCTACTTCGGCCCGTACTCCAGCGCGAGCGCCATCCGCGAGACCCTGCGCATCATCAACCGCTTCTTCCACCTGCGCACGTGCACGGACCACGTGCTCGCCAACCGCAAGCGGCCCTGTCTGTTGCACCAAATCGGCCGCTGTCCCGCGCCTTGCGTCTACCCCGTCTCCGTGGAGGAGTACCGCAAGAGCGTGGACGAGGTGATCCTCTTCCTGGAGGGCAAGGCGGGCGAGCTGGTGGACGGGCTGCGCGCGCGCATGAAGCAGGCCTCCAGCGAGCTCAAGTTCGAGGAGGCCGCGCGCATCCGCGACCAGCTGCTCGCCATCGAGCGCAGCCTCGAGCGCCAGAAGGTGGCCACCACCGACTTCAAGGACCAGGACGTCTTCGCCGCCCACCGCGAGGGGGATCGGCTGCTCGTCTACGTCCTCTACGTGCGCCAGGGCCGGCTCAACGGCGGCATGGCCTTCCCACTCGGCAGCCAGGAGTTCCCCGACGAGGAGCTGCTGCCCTCCTTCGTCAACCTCTATTACGACCAGGGCAACTTCGTCCCCGAGGAGGTGTTGCTCCCGCTCGACATCGAGGAGCGCGAGGGCCTGGAGGCGCTGCTCACCGAGCGCAAGGGCGAGCGGGTGCGCGTGATGGTGCCCAAGCGCGGCGAGAAGCGCGACCTGGTGGAAATGGCGCAGAAGAACGCCGAGCAGGCCACGATCGAGCGCCGCCGCACCAAGGACGAGACGGAGGTGGTGCTGCGCCGGCTCCAGGAGCGGCTCCACCTGCGCAACCTGCCGCGCCGCATGGAGTGCTTCGACATCTCTCACTTCCAGGGCGCCAGCATCGTCGCCTCCCAGGTGGCCGCCACCGATGGGGAGATCGACAAGTCCCGCTACCGCCGCTACCGCATCAAGACGTTGGAGAAGCAGGACGACTTCGCCAGCATGCACGAGGTCATCACCCGGCGGCTCCAACGCGGCCAGGAGGAGGGGGACCTGCCCGATCTGCTGGTCATCGACGGAGGCAAGGGACAGCTCGCCAGCGCGCTCGCCGCCGCGAAGGACCTGGGCGTCGAGGGCGTGGACATCATCTCCCTGGCCAAGAGCCGGGACCAGGAGGTGCACGACCGGGACGAGGAGAGCGCCCGTAGCCCGGAACGCGTGTTCATCCCCCACCGGAAGGATCCCATCGTCCTGCGGCAGAACTCGGCGGAGCTCTATCTGCTCGCCCGCCTGCGCGACGAGGCCCACCGCTTCGCCATCACCTTCCAGCAGAAGAGCATGCGCAAGGGCAACTTCCACTCCGTCCTGGAGGACATCCCCGGGGTGGGGGAGGTGCGCAAGAAGCTGCTCCTGCGCCACTTCGGCTCGCTCAAGCGTGTTCGCGAGGCCACCATCGAGGAGCTGGCCGAGGTGCTCGGGCCCACGGTGGCCGAGCGGGTCCACGCGGCGCTCCATGGCCACCCCGAGGAGGATTCGGAGGATCCCATCCGCGAAGCCTCCCTGGCGGATGCGGGTGCCCTGGTGGACGAAAAGTCAGAAGAAGGGTCGCCACCCGGCTCGCCGTGA
- a CDS encoding FHA domain-containing protein, giving the protein MTPPNPKRPPRSPGSPGDSASRQDAEVELPFDDDEVAPLQADDPRPQRVPQYPAGARPRRRRPGSPSREARDREMPARFDSGEYEDPGHAPAFLYVERGPGAGQLLPVKQGVLVLGRASTSDLRLQHPSISRRHAQLTRRGDLLTLKDLGSQNGTYVNRDRLSTEVVLHPGDEIALGNALLRLRGPGPTPERSRASFSSPTSSLRVGMSSRRLVLLAAATGSLVAVFLTLAAVRLVRSRGEVAGPEELVEPVYPAEASLAVTPEESYEASRTDLVEPLQAEPALLTERSGGKTRGAVGTRALSAQALVETSKGSGSKQRKVVSKPPPAESRSAAQDSADEAEAEARSRYEAGNVEAALALARSAHLEALASTLSRFQAEWIAGNAALAARDSASALQHLSNARELDQELANGWGTYAPLIRKALAQAQMQENRQGNER; this is encoded by the coding sequence ATGACCCCTCCCAATCCCAAGCGCCCGCCCCGCTCGCCCGGCTCCCCTGGGGATTCGGCGTCGCGCCAGGATGCGGAGGTGGAGCTCCCCTTCGACGACGATGAGGTAGCCCCACTCCAGGCGGACGACCCCCGCCCCCAGCGCGTCCCCCAGTACCCCGCCGGAGCCCGCCCCCGCCGCCGCCGCCCCGGGAGCCCCTCGCGCGAGGCCCGCGACCGGGAGATGCCCGCCCGCTTCGACTCCGGCGAGTACGAGGACCCCGGCCACGCTCCCGCCTTCCTCTACGTCGAGCGCGGTCCCGGTGCCGGTCAGCTCCTCCCCGTGAAGCAGGGCGTGCTCGTGCTCGGCCGCGCCTCCACGTCCGACCTGCGTCTCCAGCACCCCTCCATCAGCCGCCGCCACGCCCAGCTCACCCGCCGCGGGGATCTGCTCACCCTCAAGGACCTCGGCAGCCAGAACGGCACCTACGTCAACCGCGACCGTCTCTCCACCGAGGTCGTGCTCCACCCCGGCGATGAGATCGCCCTCGGCAACGCGCTCCTGCGGCTGCGAGGACCCGGCCCCACCCCCGAGCGGTCCCGGGCCTCCTTCAGCAGCCCCACCTCGTCGCTCCGCGTCGGCATGAGCTCCCGCCGCCTGGTGCTGCTCGCCGCCGCCACCGGCTCCCTCGTGGCCGTGTTCCTCACGCTCGCCGCGGTGCGGCTCGTGCGCTCCCGCGGAGAGGTGGCTGGCCCCGAGGAGCTGGTGGAGCCCGTGTACCCGGCCGAGGCCTCCCTGGCCGTGACTCCCGAGGAGTCCTACGAGGCTTCGAGGACCGACCTGGTCGAGCCGCTCCAGGCCGAGCCGGCTCTCCTTACCGAGCGGTCGGGTGGGAAGACGCGAGGAGCGGTCGGGACGCGGGCACTCAGTGCGCAGGCCCTCGTGGAGACCTCGAAGGGCTCCGGCTCGAAGCAGCGGAAGGTCGTCTCGAAGCCCCCGCCTGCCGAGTCTCGTTCCGCCGCCCAGGACTCCGCTGACGAGGCCGAAGCCGAGGCCCGCTCCCGATATGAGGCCGGCAATGTCGAAGCCGCCCTCGCACTCGCCCGGAGCGCCCACCTCGAGGCCCTGGCCTCCACGCTCTCCCGCTTCCAGGCCGAGTGGATTGCCGGCAACGCCGCGCTCGCCGCTCGCGATTCCGCTTCCGCGCTTCAGCACCTGTCCAACGCCCGTGAGCTCGATCAGGAGCTCGCGAATGGTTGGGGCACCTATGCGCCCTTGATTCGCAAGGCGCTCGCGCAGGCACAGATGCAGGAGAATAGGCAGGGGAACGAGCGGTAG
- the uvrB gene encoding excinuclease ABC subunit UvrB, which produces MPEFQLVSDYKPQGDQPRAIGELTEAVLRGDRYQTLLGVTGSGKTFTMGNVIANVKRPTLLIAHNKTLAAQLYGEYKALFPHNAVEYFVSYFDYYQPEAYIPTTDTFIEKDSSVNDEIERMRHSATHSLRTRDDVIIVASVSCIYGLGAARSYVDMAVKVNVGAELGRDSFIRKLVESQYDRNDLDFHRGTFRARGDTVEVFPAYEEERAVRVSFFGDEVEKITEFDPLRGVTLGELEKIVIFPASHYVTEVDTRKRALQTIRDELSERLQQFKHEGKLLEAQRLEQRTMYDLEMIEQVGYCNGIENYSRHFSGRMPGEPPPCLLDYFPRNMLVLIDESHQTVPQIGAMYRGDRSRKETLVEHGFRLPSALDNRPLKFTEFEEMVQQAIFVSATPAEYELQKSKGVVVEQIIRPTGLMDPEVEVRPARNQVDDVLEEVRKRVAKQERVLVTTLTKRMAEDLTEYLADVGVKVRYLHSDIGAIERTAIIRDLRKGEFDVLVGINLLREGLDIPEVSLVAIFDADKEGFLRSHVSLIQTIGRAARNLNGRVIMYAEGMTDSMKLALEETNRRREVQRAYNEQHGITPRAVKSHILDLSEHLYDADPSELPMAADSANDVLEPKEIKRLIGEFTKDMTHYADQMQFEKAAELRDRILLLKDMELGLKPPSRSLLKAPLKPADEKKAGMPGARGAGGKRGGPSRGKGTGGPPHGKTGIGPRKSR; this is translated from the coding sequence ATGCCTGAGTTCCAACTCGTCAGCGACTACAAGCCCCAGGGCGACCAACCGCGCGCCATCGGTGAGCTCACCGAGGCCGTGCTGCGCGGGGACCGCTACCAGACGCTGCTCGGCGTCACGGGGTCGGGCAAGACGTTCACCATGGGCAACGTCATCGCCAACGTGAAGCGGCCCACGCTGCTCATCGCGCACAACAAGACCCTGGCCGCGCAGCTCTACGGCGAATACAAGGCGCTCTTCCCGCACAACGCCGTCGAGTACTTCGTCTCCTACTTCGACTACTACCAGCCCGAGGCGTACATCCCCACGACCGACACGTTCATCGAGAAGGACTCCTCGGTGAACGATGAGATCGAACGGATGCGCCACTCGGCCACGCACTCGCTGCGCACGCGCGACGATGTGATCATCGTGGCCAGCGTGTCCTGCATCTACGGCCTCGGTGCCGCGCGCTCGTACGTGGACATGGCCGTGAAGGTGAACGTGGGGGCCGAGCTGGGCCGAGACAGCTTCATCCGCAAGCTGGTGGAGAGCCAGTACGACCGGAACGATCTCGACTTCCACCGCGGCACCTTCCGCGCTCGCGGCGACACCGTGGAAGTGTTTCCCGCCTACGAGGAGGAGCGCGCCGTACGCGTCAGCTTCTTCGGCGACGAGGTGGAGAAGATCACCGAGTTCGATCCCCTGCGTGGCGTGACGCTGGGCGAGCTGGAGAAGATCGTCATCTTCCCCGCGAGCCACTACGTCACCGAGGTGGACACGCGCAAGCGCGCGCTGCAGACCATCCGCGACGAGCTGTCCGAGCGGCTCCAGCAGTTCAAGCACGAGGGCAAGCTGCTGGAGGCCCAGCGCCTGGAGCAGCGCACGATGTACGACCTCGAGATGATCGAGCAGGTGGGGTACTGCAACGGCATCGAGAACTACTCGCGGCACTTCTCGGGCCGGATGCCCGGCGAGCCGCCGCCGTGCCTGCTGGACTACTTCCCGCGCAACATGCTGGTGCTCATCGACGAGAGCCACCAGACGGTGCCGCAGATCGGCGCCATGTACCGGGGGGACCGCTCGCGCAAGGAGACGCTGGTGGAGCACGGCTTCCGCCTGCCCAGCGCCCTGGACAACCGCCCGCTCAAGTTCACCGAGTTCGAGGAGATGGTGCAGCAGGCCATCTTCGTCTCCGCCACTCCCGCCGAGTACGAGCTGCAGAAGTCCAAGGGCGTGGTGGTGGAGCAGATCATCCGCCCCACGGGCCTGATGGATCCCGAGGTGGAGGTGCGCCCGGCGCGCAACCAGGTGGATGACGTGCTCGAGGAGGTGCGCAAGCGCGTGGCGAAGCAGGAGCGCGTGCTCGTCACCACCCTCACCAAGCGCATGGCGGAGGACCTCACCGAGTACCTCGCCGACGTGGGCGTGAAGGTGCGCTACCTGCACTCGGACATCGGCGCCATCGAGCGCACCGCCATCATCCGCGACCTGCGCAAGGGCGAGTTCGACGTGCTCGTGGGCATCAACCTGCTGCGCGAGGGCCTCGACATCCCCGAGGTGTCCCTGGTGGCCATCTTCGACGCGGACAAGGAAGGCTTCCTGCGCAGCCACGTGTCCCTCATCCAGACCATCGGCCGCGCCGCGCGCAACCTCAACGGCCGCGTCATCATGTACGCCGAGGGCATGACGGACTCGATGAAGCTGGCCCTCGAGGAGACCAACCGCCGCCGCGAGGTGCAGCGCGCCTACAACGAGCAGCACGGGATTACGCCCCGGGCGGTCAAGAGCCACATCCTCGACCTGTCCGAGCACCTCTATGACGCCGACCCGTCCGAGCTGCCCATGGCCGCCGACTCGGCCAACGACGTGCTGGAGCCCAAGGAGATCAAGCGCCTCATCGGCGAGTTCACCAAGGACATGACGCACTACGCGGACCAGATGCAGTTCGAGAAGGCCGCGGAGCTGCGCGATCGCATCCTGCTGCTCAAGGACATGGAGCTGGGTCTCAAGCCCCCCAGCCGCTCGCTGCTCAAGGCCCCGCTCAAGCCCGCCGATGAGAAGAAGGCCGGAATGCCCGGCGCTCGCGGCGCGGGTGGAAAGCGGGGAGGCCCGTCGCGCGGCAAGGGCACCGGTGGACCCCCTCACGGCAAGACGGGCATCGGACCGAGGAAGAGCCGCTAA
- a CDS encoding M28 family metallopeptidase — protein sequence MKRMLVLLTALCLLPLAANAQLTTPSEKSASRTIRAEDLQAHVSFLASDLLEGRGPGTRGDALAQQYIATQFQLLGLKPAGTNGSYLQPLELVGMTGHPKTLSITSGASRTELQYHEDFIATSGAQTAEVALRESELVFVGYGIQAPEFGWDDFKGKDLRGKTLVILNNDPEDDPELFGGKARLRYGRWDYKYEQAAKTGAAGALIIHTTPSAGYSWQVVQTSWSGEQFELPALGEKPRLQVKGWMTEAAARRVVELGGKDLDVLRAAAQKRDFQPVPLGGTVSTRFANQVRRRPTANVLGLLQGSDPKLSREVVLYTAHHDHLGIKEDAKPGEDAIYNGAVDNASGVAALLEVARAFSQLPKAPPRSILFAAVAAEEQGLLGSQYLAEHLPVPPGRVAANINIDGLNIHGRTRDVTVIGLGKSSLDPLLTALVRAQGRVVKADQLPDRGFFYRSDQFNFARLGIPAAYFSSGMDFIGRPPGWGKERREKWEAQHYHQPSDELTPDWDFSGAVEDVRLFFLLGANVARTRELPRWNKGDEFEAPRLQALEDLKSQEAR from the coding sequence ATGAAGCGAATGCTGGTGCTCCTCACCGCCCTGTGCCTCCTCCCGCTGGCCGCGAACGCGCAGCTCACCACTCCGTCCGAAAAATCCGCGTCCCGGACCATCCGGGCCGAGGATCTCCAGGCGCACGTGAGCTTCCTGGCCTCGGATCTGCTCGAGGGCCGAGGCCCGGGGACACGGGGTGACGCGCTGGCGCAGCAGTACATCGCGACGCAGTTCCAGCTGTTGGGCCTGAAGCCCGCCGGGACGAACGGGAGCTACCTCCAACCGCTCGAGCTGGTGGGCATGACGGGCCACCCGAAGACGCTGAGCATCACGAGCGGCGCGAGTCGTACGGAGCTCCAGTACCACGAGGACTTCATCGCGACGTCGGGAGCGCAGACGGCGGAGGTGGCGCTGCGGGAGTCGGAGCTGGTGTTCGTGGGCTACGGCATCCAGGCGCCCGAGTTCGGGTGGGACGACTTCAAGGGGAAGGATCTGAGGGGCAAGACGCTGGTCATCCTGAACAATGATCCGGAGGACGACCCGGAGCTGTTCGGGGGCAAGGCGCGGCTGAGGTATGGCCGGTGGGACTACAAGTACGAGCAGGCGGCGAAGACGGGGGCGGCGGGGGCGCTGATCATCCACACGACGCCGAGCGCGGGGTACTCGTGGCAGGTGGTGCAGACGTCCTGGTCGGGCGAGCAGTTCGAGCTGCCGGCCCTGGGGGAGAAGCCGCGCCTGCAGGTGAAGGGGTGGATGACGGAGGCGGCGGCGCGGCGGGTGGTGGAGTTGGGAGGGAAGGATCTGGACGTGTTGCGAGCGGCGGCGCAGAAGCGCGACTTCCAGCCGGTGCCACTGGGGGGGACGGTGTCCACGCGCTTCGCCAACCAGGTGCGGCGCCGGCCCACGGCGAACGTGCTGGGCCTCTTGCAGGGGAGCGACCCGAAGCTGTCCCGGGAGGTGGTGCTCTACACGGCGCACCATGACCATCTGGGCATCAAGGAGGACGCGAAGCCGGGCGAGGATGCCATCTACAACGGGGCGGTGGACAACGCGTCCGGTGTGGCGGCGCTGCTCGAGGTGGCCAGGGCCTTCTCCCAACTGCCGAAGGCGCCGCCGCGCTCCATCCTCTTCGCGGCGGTGGCGGCGGAGGAGCAGGGGCTGCTGGGCTCGCAGTACCTCGCCGAGCACCTGCCGGTGCCACCGGGGCGCGTGGCGGCCAACATCAACATCGACGGGCTCAACATCCACGGGCGCACGCGGGACGTGACGGTCATCGGACTGGGCAAGTCCTCGCTGGACCCCCTGCTGACGGCGCTGGTCCGGGCGCAGGGGCGCGTCGTGAAGGCGGACCAGTTGCCGGACCGGGGGTTCTTCTACCGCTCGGACCAGTTCAACTTCGCCCGGCTGGGCATTCCCGCCGCCTACTTCAGCAGCGGCATGGACTTCATCGGCCGGCCGCCGGGGTGGGGCAAGGAGCGCCGGGAGAAATGGGAGGCCCAGCACTACCACCAGCCCTCGGACGAGCTGACTCCGGACTGGGACTTCTCCGGCGCGGTGGAGGACGTGCGGCTCTTCTTCCTCCTGGGGGCGAACGTGGCCCGGACGAGGGAGCTGCCCCGCTGGAACAAGGGGGACGAGTTCGAGGCCCCGCGCCTTCAGGCGCTCGAAGACCTGAAATCCCAGGAGGCGAGGTAG